One bacterium genomic region harbors:
- a CDS encoding acyl-CoA dehydrogenase family protein: MHHRFTEEQLMIKELAQRIAEEKIKPVRQKYDEEAIFPWDIVKELAQTDLFRVFIPVEYDGMVEEGLGITNMCIVTEELSKACGGIALAFAGSGLGAFPILLFGNEEQKKKYLPQIASGEKLAAFALTEPEAGSDAGAVRTTAKRDGDYYILNGNKIFITNGGEADIYTVIALTNPEKGARGASAFIVEKGTPGFEFGKKEDKMGIRASATRELIFNDAKVPVENLLGREGMGFIIAMKTFDVSRPGVAAQALGIAEGALEEALKYTYQRHQFGKNIISFQGIQWMLADMATQIEAARALIYEVADIIDKGETKNIGHLSAMAKLFASDVAMRVTTDAVQLFGGYGYMREYPVEKMMRDAKITQIYEGTNQIQRNVIAAHLVKQAAKLAREK, translated from the coding sequence ATGCATCATCGTTTCACCGAGGAACAGCTAATGATAAAAGAGCTTGCCCAAAGGATAGCGGAAGAGAAAATAAAACCAGTAAGGCAAAAATACGACGAAGAAGCTATCTTCCCATGGGACATAGTTAAAGAGCTCGCGCAAACGGACCTTTTCAGAGTTTTCATCCCTGTGGAATACGATGGCATGGTCGAAGAAGGGCTCGGCATAACCAACATGTGCATAGTAACTGAGGAGCTTTCCAAAGCCTGTGGTGGTATAGCGCTGGCGTTCGCAGGAAGCGGTCTTGGAGCATTCCCTATCCTGCTTTTTGGCAACGAGGAGCAAAAGAAAAAATATCTTCCGCAAATAGCGAGTGGCGAGAAACTTGCTGCCTTCGCGCTTACCGAGCCTGAAGCTGGCTCCGATGCTGGCGCTGTGCGAACCACCGCGAAAAGAGACGGCGACTACTACATTCTTAATGGAAATAAAATTTTCATCACCAACGGCGGCGAAGCTGATATTTACACAGTAATAGCATTGACCAACCCCGAAAAAGGCGCCAGAGGAGCTTCAGCATTCATAGTAGAGAAAGGAACACCCGGCTTTGAATTTGGCAAGAAAGAGGACAAAATGGGTATTCGCGCGAGCGCGACGAGAGAACTAATATTCAACGACGCCAAGGTCCCCGTTGAAAACCTTCTCGGCAGGGAAGGTATGGGATTTATAATAGCTATGAAAACATTCGATGTTTCGCGACCCGGGGTTGCTGCGCAGGCACTCGGCATAGCTGAAGGCGCCCTGGAGGAGGCGTTAAAATACACATACCAAAGGCACCAATTCGGGAAAAACATAATATCTTTCCAGGGGATACAGTGGATGCTTGCCGATATGGCAACACAAATAGAGGCTGCGCGAGCGTTAATTTATGAGGTCGCTGACATTATTGATAAGGGCGAGACCAAAAATATTGGACATCTTTCTGCAATGGCCAAACTTTTCGCATCGGATGTTGCCATGCGGGTCACGACTGATGCAGTGCAGCTTTTCGGCGGCTACGGATATATGAGAGAATACCCGGTGGAAAAAATGATGCGTGATGCGAAAATAACGCAAATATACGAGGGAACTAATCAGATTCAGCGCAATGTTATTGCAGCACATCTTGTGAAGCAGGCAGCAAAACTTGCCAGGGAAAAGTAA
- the citF gene encoding citrate lyase subunit alpha, producing MEFVENAVGRLIPKEIDGRELIPFQGAFADPISKMGRRKHAPPIPKSHPEWLTGESKLCKNLEEAIKRSGLRSGMTISFHHHLRNGDYVVNMVLEACDRLGIRDLTLAPTALFPIHKPVIDFIKKGVVKNIQGSMNGPVGEYVSYGGLPTTAILRTHGGRVRAIEDGDLHIDVAFIGAPCADDYGNANGVYGPSACGPLAYSYADAMYADKVVVITDNLVEYPCLPISIPSTHVDLVVEVDRIGDPEGIVSGTLRITRSPTRLYIAKLAAQFIRESPYWREGLSFQTGAGGISLAVTKFLGEFMEQDGIRASFINGGITKFAVDLFKRGLVRKLLDGQVFDPIAIKSFRDDLWHQETPMTMYANIHSKGCLVNKQDIGFLGATEVDLDFNVNVNTHSDGLLLHGIGGHTDVAAGAKLAMIVIPSYRKRIPVVRKRVTTVTTPGETIDVIVTELGIAINPRRKDLIKHFEHSKLPIRPIEEIYADVMKKVGGEPAPPKTTDRIVALIEYRDGTIIDVVKQVEK from the coding sequence ATGGAATTCGTCGAGAACGCAGTAGGACGGCTTATACCCAAAGAGATAGACGGCAGGGAACTAATACCATTTCAGGGGGCATTCGCAGACCCTATATCCAAAATGGGGAGAAGGAAACATGCGCCCCCCATACCCAAGTCTCACCCAGAATGGCTTACGGGCGAAAGCAAGCTCTGCAAAAACCTCGAGGAAGCCATCAAACGCTCAGGACTCAGAAGTGGAATGACCATATCATTTCATCATCACCTGAGAAATGGTGACTATGTGGTTAACATGGTTCTCGAGGCGTGCGACAGACTTGGTATCCGCGACCTAACATTAGCACCAACGGCGCTATTCCCCATACACAAGCCAGTTATTGATTTTATAAAAAAGGGCGTCGTTAAAAACATACAGGGTTCAATGAATGGCCCCGTAGGCGAATATGTATCCTATGGAGGACTTCCCACCACCGCGATACTGAGAACTCACGGGGGACGCGTTCGTGCTATCGAAGACGGTGACCTTCACATCGATGTTGCATTCATCGGAGCACCCTGCGCAGACGACTACGGCAATGCCAACGGCGTTTACGGTCCATCGGCATGCGGACCGCTGGCTTATTCGTACGCAGATGCCATGTATGCGGACAAGGTGGTGGTCATAACCGACAACCTCGTCGAGTACCCGTGTCTTCCTATATCGATACCGTCAACCCATGTCGACCTCGTCGTCGAGGTAGACCGCATAGGTGACCCGGAAGGGATAGTCTCCGGAACCCTAAGAATAACCCGCTCGCCAACGAGACTTTACATAGCAAAGCTGGCAGCTCAATTCATAAGAGAATCACCATATTGGCGCGAGGGCTTGTCGTTTCAAACTGGTGCTGGTGGAATATCTCTTGCGGTAACCAAGTTTCTCGGTGAATTCATGGAGCAAGATGGGATAAGAGCATCCTTCATAAACGGCGGTATAACAAAGTTCGCTGTGGACCTTTTCAAACGAGGTCTCGTGAGAAAGCTTCTCGACGGTCAGGTATTCGACCCCATAGCGATAAAATCATTCCGCGACGACCTTTGGCATCAGGAAACGCCCATGACCATGTACGCAAACATTCATTCGAAAGGATGCCTCGTCAACAAGCAGGACATAGGATTTCTGGGAGCCACGGAGGTTGACCTTGATTTCAATGTTAATGTCAACACACACAGCGATGGACTTCTTCTGCACGGTATAGGCGGGCACACCGATGTCGCTGCGGGAGCGAAACTCGCGATGATAGTAATACCATCCTACAGGAAACGCATACCGGTCGTAAGAAAGCGGGTCACCACGGTAACTACACCCGGTGAAACCATCGATGTGATCGTCACAGAACTCGGGATAGCAATAAATCCTCGCAGAAAAGACCTTATCAAACACTTTGAGCACTCAAAGCTTCCCATTCGACCTATTGAGGAAATATACGCGGATGTCATGAAAAAGGTGGGTGGCGAGCCTGCACCACCCAAAACCACCGATAGGATAGTGGCGCTCATAGAGTATCGCGACGGCACCATTATCGATGTTGTGAAACAAGTTGAAAAATAG